Part of the candidate division KSB1 bacterium genome is shown below.
CGCATGGTATTTCAAGCCGTATCATCGACGCCAATCTGGGCGGCTTGGAGTTTCTGCTTTCCGAAAGCTTTGAGCCGCAAAACGCCGCCGAAGCCGTTGCCCTACATCGGCGTTACCTCAATCGACGCCTGATCGCCGTCGCAAGACGCAAAAATGCGTTCATTTCCCTGACTGATTTTGCTCTAACCGGCCTTTCCCCCCATAAAAGCGACGATCTGCTGGCTGCCGCCGAAAAGCCGCAGCTTTCTCCCTTTTACGACTATTATGCTGCCGAATTGATCCCGACCATCGACCACCTCGCGCCCAAGCTCATCGGCGTTTCCATCGTTTATCTTAGCCAGGCGCTCCCTGCGTTTGCTCTCTTGGGGCTCCTGCGTCGACATTTTTCCGGCGTGAAACTGGTGATCGGCGGCGGACTTGTGACTTCCTGG
Proteins encoded:
- a CDS encoding radical SAM protein, with the protein product MYPFKELYTPTLSPVDVVLIYPPVSKPSEPPAGVARLKGALQAHGISSRIIDANLGGLEFLLSESFEPQNAAEAVALHRRYLNRRLIAVARRKNAFISLTDFALTGLSPHKSDDLLAAAEKPQLSPFYDYYAAELIPTIDHLAPKLIGVSIVYLSQALPAFALLGLLRRHFSGVKLVIGGGLVTSW